CTCCAGGATATTACAGTACGGGCGCTCCGGGTGCTTAAGGAAGTAGATATAATTGCCTGTGAGGACACCAGGGTTACGAAGAAGCTCCTCTCGCGCTACGGAATTACCATACCCCTTGTCAGTTACCACGAGCACAATGAGAAAGAAAAAGCGAAGGATCTCCTATCTGTACTGAAGGAGGGAAGGAGTATAGCCCTCGTTTCAGACGCGGGCACGCCCGGGGTTTCCGACCCTGGTTACAGACTCGTCAAGCTTGCCTCGGAGCAAAATATAGAGGTGCTGACAGTTCCGGGCCCGTCTGCGGCAGTATCCGCTTTAAGCGTCTCGGGACTCCCCACGTCTAGTTTCGCCTTTTTCGGATTTCCGCCCAGAGCTAAAAAGGCGTTGACCGGTTTTCTGGAGCGGATAAAGAGCTACCCTGAAACCCTCATATTCTATGAATCCCCGAAAAGGGTTATAAAGACGTTGACGGTG
This is a stretch of genomic DNA from Deltaproteobacteria bacterium. It encodes these proteins:
- the rsmI gene encoding 16S rRNA (cytidine(1402)-2'-O)-methyltransferase; this translates as MSARLYIVSTPIGNLQDITVRALRVLKEVDIIACEDTRVTKKLLSRYGITIPLVSYHEHNEKEKAKDLLSVLKEGRSIALVSDAGTPGVSDPGYRLVKLASEQNIEVLTVPGPSAAVSALSVSGLPTSSFAFFGFPPRAKKALTGFLERIKSYPETLIFYESPKRVIKTLTVMSEVLGDRDVSLSRELTKLYEETLRGKLSRIIAILEERNAVKGEIVIVVEGVSGKTDEVDIDAIDNSLESFKNQGTSLKDAVSRVSKQSGYSKSRTYKRALAIWDK